The stretch of DNA CTGCGGGCGAGTTCTTCGAGTTCATCAATTTCAAGGGGTGTCGGTATCGACGTCCGCGTATTCTTCATGATATCTTCGGCAAGGCGACGGTACACGCCTGCCTGCTCAGATTCAGGGGCGTATTCCATCACCGTCTGCCGGTTCAGCTCGGCGAGGGTCACGGTGCGGGACCGCGGGATATAGGCCACCATCGCGGAGTTGATCCGGGCCGCAAACTCCCTGACGAGGTCTTCCTCCCCTTCCATGTTCTTTGAGTTGCAGATCACGCCGGCGAGGGCGCAGGTTTGCCTCGACCGCTTTGCGAGCCTGGCGATCGCCTTTGCGATGTTGTTCGCCGCATACAGGGACATCAACTCACCCGAGGTGATCAGGTACACCTCCTCTGCATACCCCTCGCGCATCGGCATAGCAAACCCCCCGCAGACGACGTCGCCGAGGACATCGTACACGATCACGTCGCCGTTCAGCGCACCGAGACGTTCGAGGAGCTGGAAGGTGGCGATGATCCCCCGGCCCGCACAGCCGATACCCGGTTCAGGGCCGCCGGCTTCGACACAACGGACACCGGCATACCCATTAAAAACGACGTCGTCGGTGGCGATCGCAGCGTCTCCCCGCTCCCTGACCAGGTCGAGAACGGTTGGTATCCAGGCACCGTGCATCAGCATCCGCGTAGAATCGTGCTTGGGGTCGCAGCCGATCTGCAGGATGTCGAGTCCGGTCTCACCCAGAGCAGCGGAGAGGTTCGCGGAGGTGGTGGACTTGCCAATCCCGCCCTTCCCGTAGAGGGCGATCTGTTTCATGTCATCTCTCATGGGCGTGCATCCGATATATAGTGCATTGATATTAACGCAAAAATATTTGGTCCCGACTCAGTCAAAACCCTTGATCAGGCCCATAAACAGGACGAGGACCGGGACGATCTCCAGCCTTCCGAACCACATCAGAAAGATAAACGCCCATTTCGAGCCGAAGCTCATGTCAGGATTGACAAAACCCGTTGAAATCCCGTTGTTGCAGAACGCCGAAACGACCTCGAAGATCACCTTCGAGGAGTCGACGGTCGTCTGGGCCTCGAAGTGGAGGATGGCGATGGTGCAGAAGAAGACGCTGACAAAATAGAGGATGATAACGAGCATATTCTTTGAGACCTCGATCTCGGCGATGTTCTTCTGCACCGTTCTCCCCTCATGCCTGAAGGGGACGATCGCCTTTCCTGATACGAAGATCCGCCTGAACCACCAGGCAAGCCCCTCCAGCCCCAGGATCACCTTCGAGATCTTCAGGCCGCCGGCCGTCGAACCCGACGATCCCCCGATGAACATGAACATGACAAGAAAGAGGGTGGTCACCGCCGGCCAGACATGCAGGGAGGTGTTCTGGAAACCGGTGCTCGTGATCCCTGCCGTCGCCATGAAGATCCCCTCGCGCAGGGCGGTGAAGAGATCATGTCCCATCAGGAAGATGAAGTCGGCGGTGAGGACGAGAAACCCGATGAGGGTAAAAGCAAGAAGAGCGACGGCCTGGCGGTCCCCGAAGAAGCTGACCTTCCGGTGAGAGTACATCAGGTAATAGAGCTTGAAGGGCATGGCGCCCGCGAGCATCACCGGGACGAGGAGGAGTTCGAGAAGATGGTTCTGATAATACGGGATCCCCGCGGAGTGGACAGAGAAACCGCCGGTGGCGATCGCCGTGAGGGCGAGGTTCACGGCGTCCCAGAGCGGCACCCCGGAGAGGAGGACAAGCCCGATGGAGGCGAGGGTGATGATGATATAGATCCGCCACATCGCCATGCCGGTGCCGACGACGCTCGGCATGAAGGCTTCAGAGCGTCCTTCAGAGCGGTAGAGACCGCGCTGGATCAGGCCGGAGCGGCTGGCGAGGGCAACGGTGAATGCAACGATCCCGATACCGCCAAGCCACTGCATGAACGAGCGCCAGAAGAGCAGGGTCTTTGGCGTCTGGTCCACATCAGGGAGGAGGGTGAGGCCGGTATCGGTCCATCCCGACATCGCCTCGAAGATCGCGTCGGTCACCGGCATCTGAAGGCCGACGATGAACGGCACCGAACCGATGAGGGCGGACGAGAACCAGATGAGCGCCACCGCCGTCAGGGCGATGGAAAGGCGGGCCTCACGGGCCGGATGCGGCACCCGCACGAGAAGACTGCCGACGAGCAGGAAGATCAGGGGTACGAGCGCCATCGGCACGAACATCTCCCACTCACCGTAGATGACGGTGACGGCGAGGGGGAGAGAAGTGACCACCGCCATGAACCGAAATATCTGCCCGATATCAGGAGCGATAATCGAGAAATACTCAAGCCGGTCCATTTGAAAAAAGGTAAGGCCGCTGAGTTCTTATCCTTTTGCGTGCGCCGACCTCGCCGCCTCCAGCACATGCCAGCGGTTGAGGATCCGCCAGGCCAGGATCAACTCGGCGATCTCCCCGGCAGTCACATACTGCCGATCGGCGAAGAGGTTCACGGCCTCCGATCGGGTTTCACGGCCGATGGTGCGGGCAAGTCGCCGGATCGCCGAAGCGGCCAGTTCTCCGTCAAGAACGAGAGCACTCAGTTCCCTCCCGTCCAGGGACGATAACCCGAACTCCAGCAGGAATGGGCGTTCGCAGAGCCTGAAGATCTCGCCGAGATCGATGGAGAGGCCGATCTCCACCATCTGCTGCAGAAGCTTTTTCTGGAGGATGGTGACCCGGTAGACATTCCGCTCCTCGCTCGCCTCCTCGCCGTAGCCCGAGCACGCGATCCGGATCACCGCATCGGCATACGCACGTTGCGGGGCGATATATCGCTCATAATCGGGTTTTCGCTCCTCCATCTCGGCCAGCACCTCGGCACGGCTGTAGCCGCGCCGTTGCATGTCCCGCCGTATCTTCCAGAGAGTCTTGACGGCAGGGTCGGGATCCACAAAGAGTGAGAAATCCAGGAGCGAGCGGAGTTCAGGCGTAAAGAGCGTGTGCAGCCCCTCGAGAATGAGCACACGCGCCGGCCTGAACGGGATCGGGGGATCAAACGTTCCATCTGAATGATTATACACCGGCTTCATAACCGTATTGCCGCTTTTCAGGGCGCGGATATGATCGGCAAGCAGGTCGAGGTTATTTGCCTCAGGGACGAGCGGCGTGATCCCCAGGTCTTTCCGCTCCTTTCGATCGTAGCGGTGATAGTCGTCGAGGGTGATGGTGGCGACGAGGTCGGCGCCGACGATCTCCCGTATTGCTCTGGTAAAGGTTGTTTTGCCCGATCCACTGTCTCCTGCGACACCGATCACAAAGACCGAATTGGACCCGGAGATCAGATCCCTGAAGA from Methanofollis liminatans DSM 4140 encodes:
- the cfbC gene encoding Ni-sirohydrochlorin a,c-diamide reductive cyclase ATP-dependent reductase subunit → MKQIALYGKGGIGKSTTSANLSAALGETGLDILQIGCDPKHDSTRMLMHGAWIPTVLDLVRERGDAAIATDDVVFNGYAGVRCVEAGGPEPGIGCAGRGIIATFQLLERLGALNGDVIVYDVLGDVVCGGFAMPMREGYAEEVYLITSGELMSLYAANNIAKAIARLAKRSRQTCALAGVICNSKNMEGEEDLVREFAARINSAMVAYIPRSRTVTLAELNRQTVMEYAPESEQAGVYRRLAEDIMKNTRTSIPTPLEIDELEELARRFAQV
- a CDS encoding TrkH family potassium uptake protein, translating into MDRLEYFSIIAPDIGQIFRFMAVVTSLPLAVTVIYGEWEMFVPMALVPLIFLLVGSLLVRVPHPAREARLSIALTAVALIWFSSALIGSVPFIVGLQMPVTDAIFEAMSGWTDTGLTLLPDVDQTPKTLLFWRSFMQWLGGIGIVAFTVALASRSGLIQRGLYRSEGRSEAFMPSVVGTGMAMWRIYIIITLASIGLVLLSGVPLWDAVNLALTAIATGGFSVHSAGIPYYQNHLLELLLVPVMLAGAMPFKLYYLMYSHRKVSFFGDRQAVALLAFTLIGFLVLTADFIFLMGHDLFTALREGIFMATAGITSTGFQNTSLHVWPAVTTLFLVMFMFIGGSSGSTAGGLKISKVILGLEGLAWWFRRIFVSGKAIVPFRHEGRTVQKNIAEIEVSKNMLVIILYFVSVFFCTIAILHFEAQTTVDSSKVIFEVVSAFCNNGISTGFVNPDMSFGSKWAFIFLMWFGRLEIVPVLVLFMGLIKGFD
- a CDS encoding phosphoribulokinase — its product is MDTPVFRDLISGSNSVFVIGVAGDSGSGKTTFTRAIREIVGADLVATITLDDYHRYDRKERKDLGITPLVPEANNLDLLADHIRALKSGNTVMKPVYNHSDGTFDPPIPFRPARVLILEGLHTLFTPELRSLLDFSLFVDPDPAVKTLWKIRRDMQRRGYSRAEVLAEMEERKPDYERYIAPQRAYADAVIRIACSGYGEEASEERNVYRVTILQKKLLQQMVEIGLSIDLGEIFRLCERPFLLEFGLSSLDGRELSALVLDGELAASAIRRLARTIGRETRSEAVNLFADRQYVTAGEIAELILAWRILNRWHVLEAARSAHAKG